The sequence GGTGGACTGGTCGGTGGAACATCCGAACCCAGACGAGTTCACCTTAGATTTTGCCCAAGGCAATGGTGTGATGGTGCGCGTCGGATACGTTTGGATGACGGACGGTACCCAGCATACGGCCATTTGGTTTTCTAGGGACGGTTCTCGATGGACCCTGTCGGACGCTGGACGGAGTCATGTGTCTGGAGTCGAGCATGTCGCCTTCGGCAATGGGCGATTTGTGGTCCCCTATGAGGTGCGCACTTCCCAGGGCCTGGGTGGCTGCTTGGTGAGCACGGATGGGGAGCATTGGGTCCAGAGTCAACCGGTTGACCCCCCGATTGAACGTGTTCGCTTGCTTCACTTCAGCGAAGGGAGGTTTACGGCTGGTTTTGGAGGGAAGGTGCTTTATGAGAGCGAAGATGGCCTTCGCTGGAGGCGGCTTTCCGGACCGGCTCTGCAAACAACTCCCATCGGCCTGGCGAGATCCGGTTCCATTTGGGTTGCGGTTGGACCGTCGGCGGCCATCTTGTGGTCCAAGGATGATGGTGCATCATGGTCTTCTGCGGTACACCCCGAAGCTCGTTCGTTGAGCGACGTGGCTGCGGCCGAGGGAGTCTTTGTCGCCGTCGGGGAGGGCGGTAAGATCCTCACTTCCACTGATGGCGCCACCTGGACGTCTCGAGACAGCGGGATTGTAGCACCACTGGACCGCGTTCAGCATGAGCGGGGAGTGTGGTGGGTGTTTGGGGCCAAGGGACTCGTCCTCACCTCAGCGGACGCTCTCACCTGGAACATTTTATCCTCGCCCGCTCCTGGTCTTTTCAGTGTCGCGGGTGGTGAGAAGGGCTTCGTGGCGGTCGGGCCCGATGTCAGGGGATATTCGCCCGATGGACTAAAATGGCAGTTCGAGCCGGCTACCAACTTACGCTCGGTTGCTTACGGCAATGGCATCTTCGTCTGCAATTCGGATCGCCTCCTGGTCTCAAGCAACGGGCTGGATTGGGTCGACGTGGACATCGGACTGAAGTTGCTTCATGGTCGAGTGTTGTTTGGCCAGGATGAGTTCCTGCTCGTGACTCAAAGGGGCCCGTTTAATACAGCGTTTACCTCCAAGGACGGGTTTCACTGGGAGGAACGATATCGGTTTGAGACCTGGGTCTTGAATGATGTCATCGCCGTTGGAGGACGTTACTTCGCAAGCGACGAGATTTTGCAGAGGGCAGGCTTTCTCGATGAACTCCCTTGGACTACAGCCGGAAGTCTTGACCCATTCTCACGTGAAGCTTTCTCAGCTATCGCTTCCGTCCACAATAAGGTGCTGTTTTTTTCGGAAGAGGGTTGCTTCGGTTACTCCCCGATCGCTGATTGCAGCAATAGGGGAAATTTTTTAGGTGTTCCTGTGATTCAGGATGCTATGACGGTTGGACGAGACATTTTTCTTATCGGAGATGGGCACGGTTACATGAATTCAGGGCTACTTCCGCAGCTCTGGAGACTGGATGTGGACGAGTTGGGTTTCGCGGTCGACACCATGCCTCCCGTGACGCGATCTATACGGAGTGTTGCCAGTGACGGACGTTCTGCAGTTGTGGCCGTCGGGGATGGCCTGGTGATGCATCACCGCTTGGGAGATGATTTTCTGGATACACCCAAACTTAATATCTACAGTGACACCGTCGGCACCATCGGCATCTCTTTCTATCATAGCCCTGGGTTTATCTACACCCTTCAATATTCGACGGACCTTGACGACTGGGAACTCGAACCGCACTCGCCTGAAGGTGTCAGGTTTTGTGCCTTCGATTTCGTGGGAGGCATGACGAAATGGAAGCTACCCGCGTTTCTAGGGACCAAATTTTTGCGCCTGCTGGTGGAGTGAGATTACGACAAACTCGAGGCGTCGTTCTACATAACCTTGTAAAAATCGGATGCTTATGGAGATACCTATCACTCAAATCACGAAGTCCTTTCGGGAGTTCTATCCTGAAGCGGTCCTTCGCAATAAAGTCCATTACGCCTTCGCGCATCAGTTTCTGCCCGGTTACGTCTGGCAGAATCCGTTTGCGTGGTTCTCCTATCTGCTGAATGAGGAGATGCCCGGTGGAAAGGATGAGCCGACTGATTTTATCCAACGGCGATGGTCGGCGATTTTCGAGACTCGTTACCAATTGGTGCGGCCTCATCCGAACCCGCTTGCGGAGGGAATGACCTTTCGGCGAGTGAGCGATTTGGCCATGTCGATGGAGTTCGTCGGCGGGCGACACTGTGCTTTGGTGTCGATGCCCACCCCCGAGGAATCCCCGCAGGCCTACTTTGTAGCAGTGGTCCAGACCAGCGGTGGAAATGATCCTAAAGCGTGGACGCAAGGTTCAGTTGCCGCTCGGATTTTCACTTTGGAACTCGCCCAGGATGGCAATCCTAACAATGCGGCTCTTGGAGAATGGGTCAGGGAAGGGAAGCATGCGTTGATAGGTTTTGGTGTTAAGGCGACGCGCGAGGACGTTCTGAGAGCGATAGCCGGCGTATTGGATCGTGGCTAGAGGCGAAAGATGCTGCCGACATCGCCAATCCACGGCCATGCGTTCAGCGGGGGATATAAGTCGATTGTCGTGTACGGCTTAGGCACCGTTGAACCTCAACCAGTTTGTGATTTTGTATATTCCAATCCGGCAAAGGCGAAACTTTTTACGAGCAAGCAACCGCTCCGGACGTTCACCTGAATTGGCTGGCCGCTGTATCTTTTAGCTCCCTTCAAACGCCCCCGTTGGTTGTGAGTGAAGGGATGGCTCGGGGAGCATGGGATCCCGAAAGGCATTACTGCCGGACGCCGAAAACTGGAGTGCCTGGACGGCGATCAGTTTTGCACGGAATTGCTAGCTGACATGACGTAACCACAGGCAGCTTACTGAGGGTGGTGATGATGCAAGCCCCCGACCTTCGGGATCTCATTTACCCCTTCCACAACAAGGCGACTCCAATGGCCGTGGGATAGGACTGTCGTGGGAAAGCGATCTATGAGTGTGTAATGACAATTGGTTTTCCACAGCGAGTAGTGCTCGAAAATTCGAACGAACTTAAGCGGTGACTTCATGCGACGCCTCCATACCGGCTCGCGCCACTATCCGCCAGGGGCTCGCTAAATCAGCGCTTACGCGACAATTAGTATTTGGTAACCGAGAACCGGGTCCTGCGCGGGCAGATCAAAGGCCCGCTCCAACTCGAACCGGCACACTGGTTAGGGAACTTGAGCCCGGTAGAATCTCCATCCATTTGTCGTAGAGGCTTCATCGGCAATCCGAACCGTGGCGTTGGAGGTTCGGAGTGTGGTGATCGTCGACCAGCTGACCAGGTTTGTGGAGGACTCTACCTGGACCAAGAGATTCGACGACGCATTGAGCAAGAGATGGAACTCAGTTCCGGTAGTGGGGAGAAGGATTCTCTCTAAGCTCAACTGGAGCATGAAGGAACTGGGAGACGTGCAACGCACGGTATTCGTGATCGATCGGTTCCCATCCTGGTCAACCGAGTATGCTCGTATCGTGTTGGTTCCGGCACTCAGAAGTGCGGTCGAGCTCCAGTTGGTGTACTGGTTCGTGGACGCCGCCAGCTGCCATGGGCCACTGCCGTTCTGCACATAAACCATAGCCACCTTGAAGTTGTCTGTGGTTGTGCCCTTAACCGTGGCTATAGCGTTGGAGAAGCGCTGATTTGCGGTAGGCAGTTGAATGCTGAGTGTGGGTTTGGTGATGTCCTTGAAGTTTGCGACTAGGGTTAGGTTGGATTGCATTAGGAACTTGAGCGTGTTGGCGTTGCTCACGTGCCCTTCAGTAAAGTTGGTCGAGATAACCCAATTGGTAAAAGCGAACCCCCCGACGCCGTTGGCCGTTACGCTATAGAGTTTTCCGATTTGGAGCAGGGCGTTGCTGTAGTTCGGAGTTAAGGAACCACGCCCTATGCTTTGTATTCGCAGGAAATCGCTCGGTACGTATGTGAATCGGACCAATCCCGTCGTGGAGTGGTTTCCTGATGGATCCTCAGAATACGCACGCAGCGAGTTCGTTCCCGGGGAGAGTAATAGTTCTGAAGTCCACTGAGTAAACGTGTTAGTAGAGGAAGCCGCCTTCCATCCCTGCCCGTTGAGGTCCAACCACACTTTAGAAACCTGGCTGTTGTCCGAGGAGCTTCCGATGGCTATCGCTACAGCGTTGCTGACTATCTGGTTCTGCTTTGGCTGTGTTATGGTGATGAGGGGCTTGCCAACGTCAGTGAAGTTAGCAGAGAGAGAATATCCCACCTCCATGGTAAAAACGATGGTGGCTGCATTGGTGTTGCGACTCCCAGTCCAGCCTGAAAAGGCATAGCCCGGACCGGGCGTCGCAGTCATGCTGTAGGTTTTTCCGAACTCGAGCAGTTTTCCGTCGTGATTAGGAGAGATTGCTCCCTTGCCAGTGATCTGGACGGCCATGGGGGCGGTAACTATGTAGACAAGCGAACGGCTTGGAATCGTCGAAGTGTTGTTACTCACGTCTTTCGCATAGGCTTCTATGAGGTTGCTGCCTGGATTCAATACGGCATCTGCGGACCAACTCGCCCATTGGTCCAACGTAGAGGCAGGGGACCAATCGGAACCATTTACCCTGTAAAAGACCGCATCGACTTGGTCGTTGTCCGCGGCTCGACCTTCAACGCGGAACACTGAATTGCTCCAGCGTTGTCCTGCCGTGGGAGCTATGAAGGTCAGAGTCGGGGGAACTTCATCTGGAATGGTAAACTCTCCAAGTTGGAAGGAACCCGAAGCGGTTCTCAGGGCGTAACCACCGTGTCGTGAGCCGAAGAATCCGACATAAATATCGGCTGTCCCTATTAGCGAATCAGAGATTCGCATTCGAGCGGTACTGCGGTTTACCAAGGTGTAAGAGTAAGTCCCCGCGCTGTCGGGAATCCCGATTTCACCTTGGATCCGGTAACGATTTCCCGTGGAAGGGATTAAAAAGCGGAAATTGCCTGCGGAGGAGAACGGCGAAATACCATCTTGGATCGCACAAGAAATGGTAAGCCCAGAAAGCGAACCAAGGGCGTTGACGCTTGCTCCTAGAAACTCGCCGGTTTGGTTGAGGCCCGGAAAGGATATCGAATCAAAAGAATAGAGCCCTGAGTTCGATGTTAGAAAATCCACGGTTATTTCTCCCCGGCCAACTTGGGAGCTGACCAGGTCAATTGTGGCCATAGATCCGCTTGCACGACTGTAGGAGTAAGTGCCTTGAAAATCGGGTATACCGTAGATTCCAATGGCCTGATACGTGTTCCCGCTGTTTGCAGGAAGCAGCAGGAAATAGCCTGATGTCCCGAGCGGTGGGGTACCGCTGTTAATGTCGATGAGGAACCCGTCGCCGGCAATGGAAGCTGGTGGGGTCTGAGCCTGTAGGCCTAAACAAAGTAAGAGGGGGAGAAGAAACGGCAACAAAGCCATCACGCGGTTGGTATTTCGTCGAGACCGGAGAACGTCCAAGATCACGCACAAATGGTAATGGTCACGTCCAGATGGATTTTTCCTCATCAAGTGATGACTCTAGAGAAACGCTGTGCGGATGGAAGCTGAATCAGCAAAAGAAATCCGCGCTGCCTCACCTTCGTTGAGTTGTTGGTGTAGACTCAGGCAGCTTGCCGGAGGCACGGATGATGTGTGAGCGAATGGAAAAAAGCAGACTAAGCCTGCCCGGGCGGCGCTCTGTTTCTCTCACCAGCCCTGCCACAAGGCAAGCTTGGCAGCACTGTTCTTTGGATTAGTGACCAACGCTTAACCGCAAAACGCGACAAAGTATCAGACAATATCAGACAGTCCGGCTTCGCTAACCGTCGTTTATCTTCTTGGTTTCAAAATTGGGATGCCGAAGCAAGTCGCTGATTTCGAGCTGCTAAGCGGATTTTTGCGAAATCATCCGAAAGCCGCTAACGGATTCGTAAACCGTAGGTCAAGGGTTCAATCCCCTTCTTTGGCTCCATTTTTTGCATCCGCTGCAAAAAATGCCACGCCATAGCTCCTCCGAGGAGCGACGGCGGGCGGGCAGCCTGAGCGGTTTGGGCCTGGCCACGCAACTTTCGGTCGGCACGACGCGTGTGGTGATTTCCGGGTGAGGCTTGTAAAGGCTACGTCACCAAGGTAGGGAGAAACTCTGTTGAGCCCACCAGGGCTCCAGGCTCAGCTGCACAGGGAAGGTTGCCCCCCGATGAGGGCCTCTCAACGTAGGTTATCCCTGTCCGCTTCTCGCCGCGGCTCCTTCAACCCTTTCGAACGTTTGGCATTCAGGGGCTCAACAGAGTTTCGCCCTACCTCGTCACGCGGAGCGCAACCTGAGGCTCACCCACGTCTAATCACACCCCTGCACGGCTGGGGATCCCCTTTGCCATTCTATTTCTCCCTGGGAACGCGTAGCTTCTCCCAAGCCGTCCAGAACCAGTATTACCTTCTGCGACCTAAACCCGAATCGAATGAGAGCTGCCTCGCCACCCAATCCCCTGACATCCCTACGGCGGGAACTGCACGCGCTGGGCAATCCGGTGCGAGCTGCAAGCTCGAGCCGGTTTTTTAAGACGGGGCCGGGCGAATACGGCGAGGGTGATCAGTTTCTGGGGTTAAGTGTGCCGCAGGTCCGCGCACTTCTTCCTGCGACCGACGCCCTCAGCGAGCCCGACCTGCTCTCCTTGCTGTGCTCGGAGTGGCACGAGGAGCGATTGCTTGCTCTCTTCATCCTGGTGCGCCGTTTCGGCAAAATGAAGCGAGACGAGGCTGGTCAGAAACACCTTGTCGATCTTTACCTGGCCAACACGCGATGGATCAACAACTGGGATCTCGTGGACACCAGCGCACCGCACATCCTCGGTGTCTGGCTACTTCAGCGGGACCGACGGGTTTTGAAACGGCTGGCCGCCTCGTCGAGCCTTTGGGAACAACGCATCGCGGTGCTGGCGACCCAGACGTTCATTCGTGAGGGCGATTTTAACGACACCCTCCAGCTGTGCGAAACCTTTCTGGGGCACCGGCATGACCTCATGCACAAGGCTTGCGGTTGGATGCTGCGCGAGATCGGGAAGCGCGAGCTATCCGTCCTTCGAACCTTCCTGAATTCCCATGCTCCACGAATGCCGCGCACCATGCTGCGCTACGCCATTGAGAAGCTTTCCGAGAAAGAGCGGCGGCATTACCTATCATCGACCTCGAAATGACGACTCAGTCTTTGACAACCCTTCCGTCCTATCTCGCCCTCCTAGGGAATGAAATATGAGTCGGCTTCCGCTGAAGACCTTAGATTAGAATGAGGAGATGTAACTCCGAGTCCCTCACTTGATGAAACCCCGCACGCTCAAGCCGCTTAGACCGAAGGTTCAACAGGAGCATCACCACAACGTCTATGTGGTGTTGCTGGATTCGGCGGCGGGTCGGATCCGAAAGATTCGTGCCGACAACCCGCATCGCGATCCCAAGATGCCCTGTGTCTACGTCGGGATGACCGGCTTGTTGCCGGACGAACGGTTTGCCAATCACAAGGCGGGAATCAAAGCGGCGTGGGTCGTGACGCGTTACGGTGTCCGACTGCTGCCGGAACTTTACGATCATTTAAATCCGATGCCGTTTGAAGCAGCGGTGCAAATGGAGATGGATCTAGCGGAGGATCTTCGTCGGCTCGGCTACACTGTCGCCGGCGGACATTGACTTCCAGAACAGACCGAGCTGTCCGCGCGACCGATTTTGCCGCCCGGGCGGCGGAGGCTTATCTGCCTACGCCGATGAAGTTACCGACGGCCTTATAGAACGCGGGGAGTTGCCCGACGGCGGTGGCATCTTCATAGGTGGCTGTCCCGATAGCGCTCATGGTGATTGTTCCGACTTGCGCCCAGGCCGTTCCCGGCAACGAGGAGGATCGCAAGATGGCGTAGGATTGTCCGGCGGTTCCGGAGAGGGTCAGTTCGGGATGGCCGTTGGGCAAGAGACGATACGTGAGGAAGGTCGCGGGAAGCACGGTCGGGGTGCCGCTGCCGGTGGCCTTCAACGGAAATGTCGTCGCCCGACTGACGGAACCGAAGCCGCTCATTTTCGGAACATCGTTGGTCGACAGGTAGAAGTTATACCCAAATTGCAAGGTCGCGCTGTAGCTGAAGCCAGCTTTGAAGTAATTCGCCGGAATCACGACTGAGGTGTCGGTCGGCGCGAGCGCACGGGGGACGCAGAAGTTGGGCGCTTGGAAAACGAGACTACCGAACGAATCGACGATAATGACGCTGATGAACGCCCCCGGCCGTTGCGGCGTGAACGCGTTCCACCGCAAAATGAAGTTCTGTGCGGGGTCAATTGTCTGCGCCTCTGCGAAATTAGAGATGGTGGGAATGCTCGCCGGCGCGGCGGGCATGTTCATGGTGACGGTCGATTCCATGGCGGCGCCTCCCACCTGTTCCTGAGTCAGGCGCATCTGGTATTGACCGGGCGGATAGCTCGTATCCAAAAGCGCTTCGGTGGTCGGAGTGGCGGCAAAAGTGAAGCCGATCCCAAAGAGGTTGGAAAGCGTCAGAGTGTTGCCTCCCGGAGGCGTCACCGAAGCGGAAAGCACTTTGCCCGAGGCACCGACATTCAATGGCGGGCTAGTGGCAAAAGCCTGGAACGCCGCCGGGGCATCTCCGGTGGGGATGACGCGATCCGCTGCGATTTGGGTATGCCCTATGTTTTTGTTAATGGTGTAGTACCCAGCCGTAACATTCGTTCCACCGCAGGTTTCGTTGGTGTTCGCACCCGAATTGAGGGCAATTCGATAGCTGCCGCCGATCCTGACCAACGGCGTTCCGACGGCACTGGTCAGAGGTGCTCTGGTGCCCGCCGGGTTGAGTGTCCAACTCACGGTGGTGCCCGGGAGGCTCACGGTGAGGGGGGAAAAGGTGAGCGATCGCTTGTCGGCACTCCAGACGCCCGACGACATGGGGACGGTGGACGGTTTGAACTCATAGTTGCCGATCAGGATGGGCGCCAAACTAGCCGTCAATACCACGTTGGTATCCATTTCGAGATCGAACAAGAAGGTGATGGGACTGGTCGGAGGGACGTTGGTCGCTCCTACCGCGGGTGTGACCGACACCAACGTTGGAGCCGGGCCATTCACAGAAAGGGCGGCGGTTCTGAAATTTCCGGAAACGGTGGCTAGCGGGGTTTTGGTGTCGCTGGCCAGGGGCGGAAACAATGTTCCGCCGGGAGGGTTCAAGGTCCATTCGATCAGCGTATCGGGCGGGAAAGGCTGCGTGCCCTTGATCGTGAGCGTTCGTTTGCCGGTTCCCCACGTCCCCGTAAAAAACGCGTTAGCGAGCTTGATCTCAAAGTTGCCGATCAAGGCGGGCCGAACACTGCCGATTGGCACCACGCCCAGTGTGTCCATATCCCTGTCGAAGACAAACACGAGGTCGCTGTTCGTCGAGACACCTGTTGCTCCGTTCGCTGGAGTGACCGTGAGGATAGTTGGCGCTTGTGCCATCGCGCCTTGGGCGCACGCGAGGAGCAACAGTTGAAGCAATCCAATCCACCCTGGGGAGAATCTTTTGATGAACGACATAAGGCATGAGGATGCTGGCGGATGTGAGGGGATTTTGCAACCTTCTTGCAGAGTTTTTGGAGACTTTAGCCTGGGTGACGATTCCCTTTCAGGCCCCCCTGAAAGAATC is a genomic window of Verrucomicrobiales bacterium containing:
- a CDS encoding DNA alkylation repair protein; translation: MRAASPPNPLTSLRRELHALGNPVRAASSSRFFKTGPGEYGEGDQFLGLSVPQVRALLPATDALSEPDLLSLLCSEWHEERLLALFILVRRFGKMKRDEAGQKHLVDLYLANTRWINNWDLVDTSAPHILGVWLLQRDRRVLKRLAASSSLWEQRIAVLATQTFIREGDFNDTLQLCETFLGHRHDLMHKACGWMLREIGKRELSVLRTFLNSHAPRMPRTMLRYAIEKLSEKERRHYLSSTSK
- a CDS encoding Ig-like domain-containing protein gives rise to the protein MAQAPTILTVTPANGATGVSTNSDLVFVFDRDMDTLGVVPIGSVRPALIGNFEIKLANAFFTGTWGTGKRTLTIKGTQPFPPDTLIEWTLNPPGGTLFPPLASDTKTPLATVSGNFRTAALSVNGPAPTLVSVTPAVGATNVPPTSPITFLFDLEMDTNVVLTASLAPILIGNYEFKPSTVPMSSGVWSADKRSLTFSPLTVSLPGTTVSWTLNPAGTRAPLTSAVGTPLVRIGGSYRIALNSGANTNETCGGTNVTAGYYTINKNIGHTQIAADRVIPTGDAPAAFQAFATSPPLNVGASGKVLSASVTPPGGNTLTLSNLFGIGFTFAATPTTEALLDTSYPPGQYQMRLTQEQVGGAAMESTVTMNMPAAPASIPTISNFAEAQTIDPAQNFILRWNAFTPQRPGAFISVIIVDSFGSLVFQAPNFCVPRALAPTDTSVVIPANYFKAGFSYSATLQFGYNFYLSTNDVPKMSGFGSVSRATTFPLKATGSGTPTVLPATFLTYRLLPNGHPELTLSGTAGQSYAILRSSSLPGTAWAQVGTITMSAIGTATYEDATAVGQLPAFYKAVGNFIGVGR